A region from the Ptychodera flava strain L36383 chromosome 12, AS_Pfla_20210202, whole genome shotgun sequence genome encodes:
- the LOC139144796 gene encoding sn-1-specific diacylglycerol lipase ABHD11-like gives MKMQAIISQTAWKQVRSKQLLITIPVLSGLRRFCQEAIRPVELSHHTYDGHDPPIIYLHGLFGSKANWQSVAKNINRKTNRKTILVDVRNHGDSNHSDVMSYAAMSTDLVAMMNKLRIDKAVLLGHSMGGKIAMVTALTQPERVDQLIAVDISPADSGGSTIDFSSYIGAMKKVKFDNSLPRSSMRKYADEQLQGVVKDLRDRQFLLTNLTEKYGHYYWRVNLTAVEKQLRSLYRFDHFKTVYDGPTLFIGGGKSPYISSKHYPEMRRLFPRSAVTHIEGAGHWVHSDKPAVFMDTLLKFLNRTLLPSHFYDSQANTGMHNMQIPFKVGS, from the exons atgaaaatgcaGGCGATCATTTCTCAGACAGCCTGGAAGCAAGTTCGTAGCAAACAGCTATTGATTACGATTCCAGTATTGTCAGGACTTCGCAGATTTTGTCAAGAAGCAATCAG ACCAGTTGAATTGTCCCACCACACATACGATGGACACGACCCACCGATCATATACCTCCATGGCTTGTTTGGTTCAAAAGCCAATTGGCAATCGGTAGCGAAAAACATCAATCGAAAGACGAATAGGAAG accatacttGTTGATGTTCGCAACCATGGAGACAGTAACCATAGTGATGTGATGAGCTATGCTGCAATGAGCACAGATTTGGTGGCGATGATGAATAAACTTCGAATTGATAAGGCAGTGCTCCTTGGACATAGcatgggaggtaaaattgccaTGGTAACAGCTTTAACTCAG CCTGAACGTGTAGATCAGCTGATAGCTGTTGACATTTCACCAGCTGACAGCGGAGGAAGCACCATTGATTTTTCCTCCTACATTGGGGCCATGAAGAAGGTCAAGTTTGATAACTCACTACCCAGATCATCTATGAGGAAATATGCTGATGAACAACTCCAAGGTGTGGTTAAG GATCTGCGAGATAGGCAATTCCTTCTCACCAATCTAACTGAGAAATACGGCCACTATTATTGGCGTGTTAATTTGACTGCCGTCGAAAAACAGTTGCGGTCACTGTATAGATTTGATCATTTCAAGACAGTTTATGATGGACCAACACTTTTTATCGGTGGTGGAAAGTCGCCATACATTAG TTCAAAGCACTACCCTGAAATGAGGAGGTTATTCCCAAGGTCTGCAGTGACACACATAGAGGGCGCTGGTCACTGGGTGCACTCTGATAAACCGGCTGTTTTCATGGACACTCTGCTCAAGTTTCTCAATAGAACTCTACTGCCATCACATTTTTATGACAGTCAAGCAAATACTGGGATGCATAATATGCAAATTCCCTTCAAGGTTGGAAGCTAG